The following are from one region of the Limisphaera ngatamarikiensis genome:
- a CDS encoding DUF1501 domain-containing protein, which yields MNPLEEFTRRMTRRAFFKSTGLAAGRIALATLMLPELLRGALQPRGRAHPGLPGLPHFRPRARRLIYLFMNGAPSQLDLWDYKPGLRELYDTDLPDSVRQGQRLTTMTSGQKRFPVAPSIFKFERHGKSGIWVSELLPWTARVVDELCVIKTVHTEAINHDPAATYLLTGSQIPGRPSLGAWISYGLGSEAEDLPAFVVMTPRWSSKRDAQALYQRLWGAGFLPARFQGVALRSVGDPVLFLNNPAGVDAEVRRHMLDGLAQLNQMAYERQGDPEIQTRIAQYEMAFRLQSSIPELTDLSGEPQSVLDLYGPEVTVPGTFAASCLLARRLVERGVRVVQILHREWDTHENLPRDLSLQCRDIDRACYGLIMDLKQRGLLEDTLVVWGGEFGRTVYCQGELTRTNYGRDHHPRCFTMWMAGGGVRGGMVYGETDDFSYNIVRDPVHIRDLNATILHCMGIDHKRLTYRFQGLDQRLTGTEEARVIHGILS from the coding sequence ATGAACCCTCTCGAAGAATTCACCCGGCGGATGACGCGGCGCGCCTTTTTCAAGAGCACGGGCCTGGCCGCGGGTCGAATTGCGCTGGCCACGCTGATGCTGCCGGAGCTGTTGCGCGGCGCCCTGCAACCGCGCGGCCGGGCCCATCCAGGGCTGCCGGGCCTGCCGCATTTCCGGCCCCGCGCCCGGCGGCTCATCTACCTGTTCATGAACGGCGCGCCCTCGCAACTTGACCTGTGGGATTACAAACCCGGCCTGCGCGAGCTGTACGACACGGACCTGCCGGATTCGGTGCGTCAGGGGCAGCGGCTGACCACCATGACCTCCGGACAGAAACGTTTTCCCGTGGCGCCCTCCATTTTCAAGTTTGAGCGGCACGGCAAAAGTGGCATTTGGGTGAGCGAGTTGTTGCCCTGGACGGCCCGGGTGGTGGATGAACTGTGCGTCATCAAGACCGTTCACACCGAAGCCATCAACCACGACCCGGCCGCCACGTATCTGCTCACCGGCAGCCAGATTCCGGGTCGGCCCAGCCTGGGCGCCTGGATTTCGTACGGTCTGGGGAGTGAGGCGGAGGATCTACCGGCCTTTGTTGTGATGACGCCCCGATGGTCCTCGAAGCGGGATGCGCAGGCTCTGTACCAGCGGCTCTGGGGCGCGGGTTTCCTGCCGGCCAGGTTTCAGGGCGTGGCCCTGCGTTCCGTGGGCGATCCGGTGCTGTTTCTGAACAACCCTGCCGGTGTGGATGCCGAGGTGCGCCGGCACATGCTCGATGGCCTGGCGCAGTTGAATCAGATGGCCTACGAGCGACAGGGCGACCCCGAGATCCAAACGCGCATCGCGCAATATGAGATGGCCTTCCGGCTCCAGAGCTCGATCCCGGAACTGACCGATTTGTCGGGCGAGCCCCAATCGGTGTTGGATCTGTACGGGCCCGAGGTGACCGTGCCCGGGACCTTTGCGGCCAGTTGTCTGCTGGCGCGGCGGCTGGTGGAACGGGGGGTGCGTGTGGTGCAGATCCTGCATCGGGAATGGGACACGCACGAGAATCTGCCGCGCGATCTTTCGTTGCAATGCCGGGACATCGACCGCGCCTGCTACGGCCTGATCATGGACCTGAAACAACGCGGTTTGCTGGAGGACACGCTCGTGGTCTGGGGCGGCGAATTCGGACGCACCGTGTATTGCCAGGGCGAACTGACCCGCACCAACTACGGGCGCGACCATCACCCGCGCTGTTTCACCATGTGGATGGCCGGCGGCGGGGTTCGCGGCGGGATGGTGTACGGCGAAACGGACGATTTCAGCTACAACATCGTGCGCGACCCGGTCCACATCCGCGACCTCAACGCGACCATCCTGCACTGCATGGGCATTGACCACAAGCGACTGACCTACCGGTTCCAGGGCCTGGACCAGCGTCTCACCGGCACGGAGGAAGCCCGTGTCATTCACGGCATTTTGAGTTAA
- a CDS encoding DUF1553 domain-containing protein → MSPQPTARWPAGLVPAVIAWVWVLVHAGAAEPLRFNRDIRPILSDHCFHCHGFDANHRKADLRLDTREGATAPRKGRPAVVPGDPEASELWHRITAADPADRMPPPDSGHVLTPEQIERVRRWIAEGAPYEKHWSFEPPQRPPLPEVRRTDWPRNAVDRFILARLEREGLAPSPEADRVTLIRRVTLDLTGLPPTPEEVEAFLKDNRPDAYERLVDRLLDSPRYGEHMAHYWLDAARYGDTHGLHLDNERSMWAYRDWVVSAFNRNLPFDRFTVEQLAGDLLPNPTRDQLIASGFNRCNVTTSEGGAIEEEFRVRYAVDRVETVGTVWMGLTLGCAACHDHKIDPITQKEFYQLFAIFNNLAENAMDGNALLPPPSLSLPTPEQERELAALERRLQELESALTARVAQVAYRDPAEQEDRARPQPVEVSWVDDDFPPGAEPRRNEGNPAHRWVMVEEGPVQKGRRSLERSGQGVHQTFFSSCDQPLVVGTDDVLFAHVFLDPEAPPTAVMLQYHVDGQWSRRANWGDPDAIPYGRPGTPEKLQMGPLPPVGRWVRLEVSTAALGLAPGTRITGMAFTLFGGRAWWDHAGLVTVRDPGRDPEQSLTAWWDRERSRARESGLPESLRRLLDRSWTELTPGERDDVRFHYLRHVYTGDAELVELRTQREKVRAQKADLERQIPGTLISRELEQPRPAHVLIRGQYDKPGEPVGPGVPAILPPLPPAERTNRLTFALWLVSPEHPLTARVTVNRFWQQLFGIGLVRTSEDFGLRGEWPSHPELLDWLAVEFRESGWDVKRLMRLLVTSATYRQSSRVTPELLERDPENRLLARGPRHRLDAEVVRDSVLFVSGLLNLEMGGRGVRPYQPPGIWEAVGYTTSNTARYEQDHGPALYRRSLYTFWKRTAPPPFMVLFDAPSREQCTVRRERTTTPLQALALMNDVQVVEASRHLGARMWREGGTDDRARLRRGFRLVTGRAPEPEEELVLLENLKRQRARYQNDLESARALLAVGESPAPEDIPPGELAAYTLVANLLLNLDEFLTKN, encoded by the coding sequence GTGAGTCCTCAACCGACAGCCCGATGGCCGGCGGGGCTGGTGCCGGCCGTTATTGCCTGGGTGTGGGTGCTGGTGCACGCCGGCGCCGCGGAGCCGCTGCGGTTCAATCGCGACATCCGGCCGATTCTTTCGGATCATTGTTTCCACTGTCACGGTTTCGATGCGAACCATCGGAAGGCCGATCTGCGCCTGGACACGAGGGAGGGAGCCACGGCGCCCCGGAAGGGGCGTCCGGCGGTGGTGCCCGGCGATCCGGAAGCCAGCGAGTTGTGGCACCGGATCACGGCGGCGGATCCTGCCGATCGCATGCCGCCGCCGGATTCCGGGCATGTGCTGACGCCGGAACAGATTGAGCGGGTGCGGCGATGGATTGCCGAGGGCGCGCCGTACGAGAAGCACTGGTCGTTTGAACCGCCGCAGCGGCCGCCGCTGCCGGAGGTGCGGCGGACCGATTGGCCGCGGAACGCGGTCGATCGTTTCATACTTGCCCGGTTGGAAAGGGAAGGGTTGGCCCCCTCACCGGAGGCGGATCGGGTTACGTTGATTCGGCGGGTGACGCTGGATCTGACGGGTTTGCCGCCGACGCCGGAGGAGGTGGAGGCATTTCTGAAGGACAACCGCCCCGACGCTTATGAGCGGTTGGTGGACCGGCTGCTGGATTCGCCCCGGTACGGTGAGCACATGGCTCATTACTGGCTGGACGCGGCCCGGTACGGGGACACGCACGGGCTGCACCTGGACAATGAACGGTCCATGTGGGCGTACCGGGACTGGGTGGTATCGGCTTTCAATCGGAACCTGCCCTTTGACCGGTTCACCGTGGAACAACTGGCGGGCGATTTGCTGCCCAACCCGACGCGGGATCAGCTCATCGCCAGCGGGTTTAATCGTTGCAACGTCACCACCAGTGAGGGCGGTGCCATTGAAGAGGAATTTCGCGTGCGCTACGCGGTGGATCGGGTGGAGACGGTGGGCACGGTTTGGATGGGCCTGACCCTGGGATGCGCTGCCTGTCACGATCACAAGATCGACCCCATTACGCAGAAGGAGTTCTACCAGCTGTTCGCCATTTTCAACAACCTGGCGGAAAATGCCATGGACGGGAACGCGTTGTTGCCGCCGCCGTCGTTGTCGCTGCCGACGCCCGAACAGGAACGGGAACTGGCCGCTCTGGAGCGGCGGCTGCAGGAGCTGGAATCGGCGCTGACGGCGCGGGTGGCGCAGGTGGCGTACCGTGACCCGGCGGAACAGGAGGATCGTGCCCGGCCGCAGCCGGTGGAGGTGAGCTGGGTGGACGACGATTTTCCGCCGGGGGCCGAACCCCGGCGGAACGAGGGCAATCCGGCCCATCGCTGGGTCATGGTGGAGGAAGGGCCGGTTCAGAAGGGTCGGCGCAGTCTGGAACGCTCCGGTCAGGGCGTGCATCAGACCTTCTTTTCCAGTTGCGATCAACCGCTCGTGGTGGGGACCGACGATGTGTTGTTCGCGCATGTGTTTCTTGATCCGGAGGCACCGCCCACGGCGGTGATGCTGCAGTATCATGTGGATGGGCAGTGGTCGCGGCGGGCCAATTGGGGCGATCCGGATGCCATTCCCTACGGCCGACCCGGCACGCCGGAAAAACTTCAGATGGGTCCGTTGCCGCCGGTGGGACGGTGGGTAAGGTTGGAGGTGTCGACGGCCGCGCTCGGCCTGGCGCCGGGGACGCGGATTACCGGAATGGCCTTCACCCTGTTTGGCGGGCGTGCCTGGTGGGATCACGCGGGGCTGGTGACGGTGCGGGATCCCGGGCGGGATCCGGAGCAATCCCTGACGGCCTGGTGGGATCGAGAACGCTCCCGTGCTCGTGAGTCCGGGTTGCCCGAAAGTTTGCGCAGGCTGTTGGATCGCTCCTGGACGGAACTGACGCCGGGCGAGCGCGACGACGTTCGGTTCCATTATCTTCGGCACGTGTATACCGGGGATGCCGAGCTGGTTGAACTGCGAACGCAGCGGGAGAAGGTACGGGCGCAGAAGGCCGATCTGGAACGGCAGATCCCGGGCACGTTGATTTCTCGGGAGCTGGAGCAGCCCCGGCCGGCGCATGTGTTGATTCGGGGTCAGTATGACAAGCCGGGTGAACCGGTCGGGCCGGGGGTGCCGGCGATTCTTCCGCCCCTGCCCCCGGCCGAGCGGACCAACCGATTGACGTTTGCCCTGTGGCTGGTCAGTCCGGAGCATCCGTTGACGGCGCGGGTGACGGTGAACCGGTTCTGGCAACAGCTCTTTGGGATCGGTCTGGTGCGGACCAGCGAGGATTTCGGGTTGCGGGGCGAGTGGCCCTCGCATCCGGAGCTGTTGGACTGGCTGGCCGTGGAATTCCGGGAGAGCGGATGGGACGTCAAACGGTTGATGCGGTTGCTGGTGACGTCGGCGACCTATCGCCAGAGTTCCCGGGTGACGCCCGAGCTGCTGGAGCGCGATCCCGAGAATCGCCTGTTGGCGCGAGGTCCGCGGCATCGGCTGGACGCCGAGGTGGTGCGGGACAGCGTGTTGTTTGTCAGTGGTCTGTTGAACCTGGAGATGGGCGGGCGCGGCGTGCGGCCCTATCAACCGCCCGGCATCTGGGAGGCGGTGGGTTACACCACCAGCAACACGGCGCGGTATGAGCAGGATCACGGTCCGGCCCTGTACCGGCGGAGCCTTTACACATTTTGGAAACGGACCGCGCCGCCACCGTTCATGGTGCTGTTTGACGCGCCCTCGCGCGAGCAATGCACCGTGCGCCGGGAACGCACCACCACGCCGTTGCAGGCTCTGGCGCTCATGAACGACGTGCAGGTGGTGGAGGCGTCGCGTCACCTGGGGGCGCGGATGTGGCGCGAGGGTGGGACGGACGATCGAGCCCGGCTGAGGCGCGGGTTTCGTCTGGTCACCGGCCGGGCACCCGAGCCGGAGGAGGAGCTTGTTTTGCTGGAGAATCTGAAGCGGCAGCGGGCCCGGTACCAGAACGACCTCGAATCCGCTCGGGCTCTGCTGGCGGTGGGCGAATCGCCCGCGCCGGAGGATATCCCGCCCGGGGAACTGGCGGCCTACACGCTGGTGGCCAACCTGCTGCTGAACCTGGACGAATTTCTCACCAAGAACTGA